The sequence AAACATGACTCAGGTATGAAGCCTTATTAATTGTTAGCTTTTTCTTGTTGTACTTACTTGATATGGTATCCTTATGTTTTGAGGAAATGATATGTAAAATTTTGTAGCAATGGATTAATTGGTCATGTTTACCTTCTTTTAGACAAGAATTTGCAATTTGCAATATTTATTACCAAACAAACTACAGTTAAAATAGTTGCCATTTCTGTATAGCATGCTGTTACAACTTGGTTCTATAGCTTTATTACAATAATGCACAGTACTATACCGTATGACTTTAATTTGTGTCGTTATTTTGTCTCTTGGAACAGATGTCTGATCCATTAACTGCTCTGATGCATGCGGTCCAAGTGATGAATTTACTAAAGACCCTGATATTGAAGACACTTAGAGAACGCGAAGAAACAGCAACAGATGGTTATTCTCCCATGTCATTTCGCTCATCAGATTGCCAATCTGAGGATGAATATGACAGTCAGCAACTAACAGATACCAGCGGGGAATTGCGGGGAACAAAGTTAGATTATGACGATCATGATGATGATGCTAACTGCAGCCATAGCAGTGAAGGGGAAGAAAGGGAGGTCCAGTCTCTAAGCGAGATAGAGCATTGCTTCTTGAAGTGTTTGAATGAAAACACAGAAGAAGGATGCTCAGAACAAGAACCTCCTCCTGAAGGATCTTTGCTAGAAGAATTCTGTAGCCCCAAAAGTTGCTCTGGCTATAACAAGCAATCTGCTGTATCATTAACTAATATCAAACCTGGGAATTCGTGCTCAAGTCCCTCTTATGGAGACGATTCGAGTTCACCACTGACTGCGGAGGGGTCGAATGTCAACACAAGTAGCCCATCAACAGGAAGTACAGACACCAGTCATGTGGAGATAATAGATAAATTTGCAATATCTGAATCGTTGGGGCCACTGTTTTCATCTAGTTAAGAACCTTAGTGTCCTTTTTTAGCAGTGTGTTACTAGTAACTTGTATCAGATTGTCTCAACAAGCAGGGGTTGCTTGTGTAAAATAGTTGATAGATGGAACATGATTTGTTTGTTTGTTGTGGATTTTGTTAGGAGGTTATGTTCAGCTTAGGGCTGAATTTGATCTCTTAGTTCTTCTGTATGNTTCTTAGGGAACTACCAAGTTTGATTTAACCTGAAAAATGCTGTGTATGATGTGTATTATGTTCAAATTCAATATATTCCAGATTATATCTTTAGTTTAATAACTCCAAATCTCCATGTCCTTGCAAGATCTTGAATTTACCCTTTAACAATACTAACAATTTAATATAACTGTAGTATTACCATATTAGCAATTATTATAtggtaattattattattattattaaattactGAATTCTACGTCTTATTATCAGAAAACAGAAATTCAACTAATTTTAATTCAATCTGATTGAAATCCAATAATAAAGATTAGAATTTTCTgataaaatatcttttcctttgaCAAATTCACAATTAAGTATATGGTACTATGTGAGTTGAAAagtgattaattttaattatataaacatCACATCTTATATTCAAAGTTTCAACTATACAAGTAGTATACATGTCCAGAAACTCACCAAGAACCGAGGATTTTTAATGAGTGGGACCAAATGAAACCTATACTTTCCAGCTATTATGGCTGCTGGGCCATATGTCTTCCCTGGCTAACTTTCCCAACACCCAACTTTCCTAAATCTCACAGCCATGGAAAAACGTGATCATCTGAATTTCAACACATCTCAAACAAATGTTACTATTACAACTATAGTTACATAGCTTGAGGAATAACCATGTCACATCTTCCcttcaaaatcaatcaaatagTGTTATAAAGAAAAGAAGGGAGAATGATGATGCAGTCTACTACATTCAATTATAGGACTAAGTGCAGAACTTATTGAATCTTTGAAAGAGTGAAAATCATAAACTTTTTTGTGTAGTGTGTACAATTCTGTTCAAGTATGCATACAATTAAAGTGGACCCCCCAAACCCAATATTTTCAAGAATAAagttaaaaaaagaataaatgtTTCTGGTGAAGCAAATCCTCAATTGGGATACTGAGAAACCAGAAAAGAAGCAGTGATCTTAGAAAAATAAATGCTCACTAACAAACACAAATTGATCAAGAAGCTAAACAAGCTTCCCAGAACTGCCTGCTCTTCTCCACCTCATCTGCTGGCTCAAGACATGAATCATCAGAGACACATGACTTATAATGTTCTTGCATCATCCCAAAATCTTCATCACAACATGAATTTCCACAAAAGTCACCTTTTTTCTTTACCCCATCTTGATCATCATCAGCAGAAGAAGCAGCATTCAAACACCCTTTTAGCTTCTCAGAAGGGTTCTCAAATTCATCATCATAGCTGCAAGATTGAGCATCATCAACATCTGCAATATTGTGAATTCCATATTCATAAGCATGTTGTTGTTCAACCATGCTGGGATTGATGAAATCAGCTTCAGAGTCACCACTGGCCTCAAGAAGCATGTAGCCATCAGaaacattattaatattattattacaaGTGCCCTTCAAATCCATTGCAAAGGTTTGAGTTAGATACCTTGGAATCTGCTAAAGCAAACTTGGGGTGTGTCTTTGTTTTTGTGACAATGATGGGGCaagcttttctttctttctttcattcattCCTTCGAAGCCTTTTTGGCTATTCTTAAGGTTCAGATTATGGGAATCAGTGTGGTCACTATTAAaatggagaagaaaagaagggaatGGCCTCAAAGTTGGTCAGTGTCTTCTAGAGGGGTGTGTGTATATGTAGCAACCAACATATTATACAAATGTGTTCATATATACTCTTCTAGAAGAAACCGTACACCATGACATAACTTTAAtaactttatcatttttttaataattaatattttaatattcaaTGTCTTTGATATATTAATTCAACACTAATAATCCAAAATTAGGTCgtacttttttttaattcatataaaAATACATATAATTACCCATCAAATTAGGCCTCACATTACATCATAATTGTGTTTTCACAAAATACAAGATTAGTTAGATTACTTAAATTATGACAGATATATTtcttttggtaattcttttagTTAGATTCCATAAAATTTAATATCAGAATTTTATCTATATTATCCAAATTGTTTTTAACACTAAATTACTGCTGGTGGCTTGACAGCCATATCTTTGTCATTTGGATGGAAATGATCataaaataaaagtgtttttatttttattattattattatttttttcatatcgattttcttttttaaagtaCAACTCATAATTGTAATCAATAAACTTTGGTTAgccatttaatatataatataatttgagAATAAAGACATAATGAGGCTCGTGATTAGCTAataaaagaatcactcatatCAAAAAGGACCATTGATCATAAAACTTCATTAGCTCAAGGTGAAGCACCAATAATCATTATCTTAAGCCTAATACCCATTTGGATTAATGCTCAATTGATAATTTCCACTAGGCTTTTTACAATAGTATATATCTATATTTTTTCccaaaaaaattgtataatattAGTCACAATATTATATATTTTCTATTCGTATATAAAATGATTTGAACAAAATTGTATAGAGATGAGTTAGGAGATACGAAGTTAATTATTATTGATTATCTTAATTTAAAACGGTAGTTTTTAATATTAGAAACATACTTCTAAAGACTCGAATACTCAAGCTAACATACTTTATAAGAGATATTAAGTTAAAAATCATAATTAAATGCACGTATTAAACATAAGGTGTACGAGAGTTGAGACGGTGATATATATTTGCCGAAGAGAATAGATAGTTATTAAGCTTAGATAGAAATTTTAAAACATTCtccaatactaattttcattaagTGAATTCCTAAGTTGGAACTTTGGCTAATATTAGTGTCATGATATAGGGAATTCCGTGTAGGACAATAGGCATGTAAAATACATATATTACGGGTTGCTATAGCCTGCAAGAAAACATATAAGGGCAGCCactttaaaagaagaagaaactgcTCAAATNNNNNNNNNNNNNNNNNNNNNNNNNNNNNNNNNNNNNNNNNNNNNNNNNNNNNNNNNNNNNNNNNNNNNNNNNNNNNNNNNNNNNNNNNNNNNNNNNNNNNNNNNNNNNNNNATCACGAGAAAGACAATGGTAGCGGCTACCATTTACGCAAGTAATCCACAACTACAAGCATAAGAGACGCGACCATGTGATTCACGGTAAATAGTTAGACTTAAAAAATTAATGGCAAGTGTGAAGTGGCTCTTGAAAGGATCAAACTTGCGCGGATATGTTTTACCAAAAGGCACTAGCAGGATATTTATGAAATATAATTACTTTGATTTAATTAAGTGTATATTAGGGGTGctcgcggatcggatcggatcgaatatggccgaaaattcgatccgatccgcaaaattaaaaattaaaaaaataagttataacACCTTGCTGATATAATAATAAGCAAGATTGACTTTTGTGGTGGGCACATGGTAGGAATCACATATCTATCTGTTATGATGCTTGTGGGCAATTGTTATTGCCATCAGCTTAACCCAAGATCCCAAAAACAAGTTGCTGACAATCATGATTAATGGTTTCCAAGGATGATTACTTATAATTATTGATTGTATTCTATAGCAGCCAAGAAATTACTAGCTTAAACATCAATTTTGGTATATATAAATTGATTTGTACACTAAAAACATTATAAAATTCCTTGGTGGGTGGGATGGCCTGATAGTTTTTTCCCCGTATTTAGTAAGGCATGCATATATAatacaaaaaacagaaaatatccGTNNNNNNNNNNNNNNNNNNNNNNNNNNNNNNNNNNNNNNNNNNCATATTAAATTAAATGTTTAttctatataatatatattgGTCTAGTCCATGGGAATTATGAATTGGACGAAATATTTTTATATAGGATTGGAGAAATGGTCAATTTTGATTTAATCAACTAATTAATTAGCTGAATAAGTCAATAAGGTCATAGTTTCGAATTGCTGGGTGGAgaaaagaaaaactgaaaacCAATACCGAAGGTTTTAGCAAATAGAGTCCACTTTTTTCctcttatttttggataattaaaaGTGAATTCAAGTTTTAGGATCATCATCGCGTCATCATCAATGGCAATAAATTTCGATTTAAGACTTAACATAAAATTATTCAGATCTATAATCACTACACTAGCGATTGACTTTGTGTACAAGAATATTCAATATTCAGATgggatattttttaaatataattaatttaataaccaAGACTTCATGTTTTTGGGTAAAGCATTTTGTATTCCAACATTAGTTGATACTTTTCGATTCACAGGgctgtcttttattattgttgtggATAGAACATACTTCTTAAtgaaatggaaaaataaaataaaatatgtattaTGATACAGGGGAAAAAAAGTGTTTATTCTCTTGTTAAAAAGTTTTGGTTTGTAAATGCCATAAGAGGGAACTGATGGGAGGATGCTGACAATGGAAAAGAGTATTATTAGCATTTAGAGTTTAGACGGAGTCTAATTGTCTAACACAAGATTTAGTCAAATAGGGATTATATAGTCTTTGTCAGTATTTCGTTTGCATTCCTTGTTGACTTTGATGGATATGTTAACTTTCAGATTGTGAATTTGTGTTTTAGGCTTCGGTCGTGACGTTTATTGGAAAAAATAAAGGGAAATCTTTGAATAAAAAAGTAAATGAAATGGACTAGTTATAGTTTCTTGACAATTCGGGGGGTGGGATTGAATAAAAGCTAGTCAATAAGTGTTGAGTTAAgtcccaaaataatttttaaaattgatgtCGTACAATAAAATCATTTTTTAGATTTTAattgtataaattatatttttaaaattgataaaaatatattatgttagttttttattaaaaatattttataaaagtatttgtatttaaataatatttaaaaaatagaattaaaattaatgcatttaaaaatattgagaattttgaatttataaaaaaaaattaatgaaaaaactAGTTTAGTACACGACATTCAATTTTAAAGATTAAAATGGTTTACTTAATACAAATTTAGGAACCAAtttgatatatttataataatgacATAGCGGATGACATGTGGACGAATATTATTGCGACAAATGGCCCAAATTGACATGTAACACAATTGTGTCACATGTTATTAGTCAACACATTATCAAGCCACGTCATCaaacttttaataaaaaaatgagaaagtatagggagtcaatgacctaagcgtacaatgtatacaataaaggtttagaaagtattagagatatgattattagtgttacattatCCTGTTAGGttacgcttttgggatgagtggtttcaagacatggtattagagttgcAAATTTGGAAGGTCAAAAGTTCAAACCTTGGTGAACCcaaaattaactttttataacatgagatgtttattatccctggtatccggatggttattttggatagtataggtgatgttcattttattcataaaccaaagatttaacccaggtgatgttcattttattcataaaccaaagatttaacccattgtacacattgtacgcttaggccaTTGGCTCCCTAACACTACTCTAAAAAAATAGGTTTggctaaaaatttttattatggaAGATAAATGTGTGTAATTCAATTTTGTTGGTGTGtgcatgtattttattttaatatgggAATCAGTAATCAGACTTACCGATTACTTTGtaacttgatttttaaaattttttaaatatcaaatcagagggtccgatttgtttgttatgattttttttaaaaaaaaattacaaatcggagggtccgactTTTTGTTCTTTATAAATCAGATAGTCTGATTTTTATTCCCAAATAAATCAGAAGGTCCAATTTttacattttaaataaaaaacttccACATTTGAGAATAACATCCTTATTATTCATAATCCTAAAAAACACCATTCCACTccaatatcaaaaataatttgcGTAAAGACAAATGTAAtacatttttgttaattttaagaatataattaaaatcttataaaaaattttagtacatgatatcattttaaaaaatcactttaaaacttaacaaaaaatagttaaatattagagtaaagtatcgtttttgtccccaatgtttggggtaaatcttatttgtgtccctaacgtttaaatcgtcctatttgtatctccaacgtttgtaaaagtgattcaatgttatcttaCCGTCAATTatacatcatgagcgctttaatttgagttttaaaaatatttttttgaagttagaatacaaatgtctggaatagaatcgatgatctactccaaaaaatagctcatcaaatgttgaaactaattcttacaacatttacataattcacttttttagggaTATAATTGAATATAAACACAAATAGtgagtataatattaaaatcgaacacatcaaagtgagacctaattgagaatgaatatattcaagtgagaataattgaaaaatataatatgatttgttagtataattgatagtaggataacattgaatcacttttataaacgttaaatatacaaatagaacgatttaaacattagaaacacaaatagaatgtaccccaaacgttggggacaaaaactatactttaccctaaatatTAATATGAATGGTAATTTGAGTAGATGTAATCCAATTAAGCATGCTTTAAAAAAGTGAGTTTTTCAATTATTGACTAGGTTATAAATAGATAGAGAAAATACCAAATAATAATTGTTTAAATATGAGACCGATATGAGTAGTAATTGTCTTATTCCTAACTTACACAAATAAATGTGACATCAATTATCAAATTTGATGAGTTTAAACTTTTTAAGATGATTTATGAAATTTATAATGTAACAACTTTAACTATATTCAGAANNNNNNNNNNNNNNNNNNNNNNNNNNNNNNNNNNNNNNNNNNNNNNNNNNNNNNNNNNNNNNNNNNNNNNNNNNNNNNNNNNNNNNNataatataaaaatattaattttttttgttaaacttataAGTTATAACTTTGTTTcgtcatttttttttaatatacaaaaaaaatatctataaaatAATACGAAACTTTCAAATTCTTTGTGGTTCAATTATATTCCATTATTGGAAGTTCTATGGTGCTATTCCTGCGTGTTGTGCTGATATAAAGACACGTGTAGCTTTTTTAAAGTTGAATCCCGTTCTCCGTTTTTACTTAGGAGAGGGATTAGTTGTAATTTTTGAGATTTGTTATGTGGATAGCGGGCTTGGTGGTATGGGCCAAAGTAGCGAATTTGAGATCAAACAAAAAAGGATTGGAAAAAAATTGCAATGGATAAAACAAGCCAatccaaaagagaaaaaaaaatcctTTGAGTTACGGGTATTATTTAGTGGCCGAGGCATTGCACCAATGGCCAATATGTTGGCCTCACAGAAGCCACATCTCAGGTTCGAATCCCAGCTATAGCTGGGTAGTGATAGAACCTTTAGTGTATGTGAGTGGGTGTGTGTGTTGTGTAACCTAGGATTGGGGGTTGTCCAATCCACCGATCAAAAaaaagaccaaaaaaaaaaaagcgaactCAATCAAAACCAAAGTCATCTAAGGCCACaccgataaaaaaaaaaataaaaatgggtATTATTTTAATATGGGACAAACTATTTAAACAAAGTTAATAGAGAATgaccaaaaaaataaattttttttcctttttggtaATTAAAAACAAAGTTAATAAAAGTGTCAATCAATTGGGAAAATATATTAGGCAATGTAATCTATCTGATTTTCTATCATTTTCAGTTGACTTCATAAATATTTTGTTTGTGTCTTTTTAGCTAGCCAAATTGGTCATGTAGTTGACTGTGGTGTTAAATTCGTGACATGTGTCTAGTCTAACCGGATGTGGATGTccattatgataaaaaaaatctataaacATGA is a genomic window of Arachis ipaensis cultivar K30076 chromosome B06, Araip1.1, whole genome shotgun sequence containing:
- the LOC110263131 gene encoding uncharacterized protein LOC110263131 isoform X2, with product MKERKKSLPHHCHKNKDTPQVCFSRFQDVDDAQSCSYDDEFENPSEKLKGCLNAASSADDDQDGVKKKGDFCGNSCCDEDFGMMQEHYKSCVSDDSCLEPADEVEKSRQFWEACLAS
- the LOC110263131 gene encoding uncharacterized protein LOC110263131 isoform X3; the protein is MNERKKDTPQVCFSRFQDVDDAQSCSYDDEFENPSEKLKGCLNAASSADDDQDGVKKKGDFCGNSCCDEDFGMMQEHYKSCVSDDSCLEPADEVEKSRQFWEACLAS
- the LOC110263131 gene encoding uncharacterized protein LOC110263131 isoform X1 — encoded protein: MDLKGTCNNNINNVSDGYMLLEASGDSEADFINPSMVEQQHAYEYGIHNIADVDDAQSCSYDDEFENPSEKLKGCLNAASSADDDQDGVKKKGDFCGNSCCDEDFGMMQEHYKSCVSDDSCLEPADEVEKSRQFWEACLAS